In Anaeromyxobacter diazotrophicus, a genomic segment contains:
- a CDS encoding transcription-repair coupling factor, with the protein MAFPQSDAERGPAAATPKDLLEALASRRAADVTGLSAAARGWVAKELLGRSRGAGAKLLLAVTPGEDEADELARDLGFFLGGAAGDPPAVLRLPADPVLPYDDLSPDRALEMDRLAALGRLFLAPSSVKAVVVSARALARRMVPRAVFERYTELLGKGVSVDREALAAKLVSIGYTRVPLVEDPGTFAVRGGIIDLWSPLEEKPVRLELFGDEIESVRAFEAEGQRTLGEVAEVTVGPAREALFTDEAREAAKAAVREAAEQVDRPTSRVREVLEAIDAGTPFFGLEALLPGFHPGGLATLFDYLPAEVVCWVDGAEAVSGALSELEAELAREHQATLGRDDLALPPRAHFLAAAEAEAALAARPVVRRHGVWLGAGEPLRFDFGDTASLRGEIQGAHGDEGALAPLSRRLEDWRKRGLAAVVACSSRSAADRLKRLLEDRRMAARWHDGPLGDPAALYDPGVHAHLLLGEVSGGFVDPPARLALLSDEEIFGRRVKKRARATKLENTFAAAFRELNEGDLVVHVEHGIARYQGLTKMQIRGVEGDFLVLAYEGADRLYLPVSKLRQVQKFTGASPEAMRLDRLGGSSFALRKARVKEQLLKMAAELLDLYAARSAHPGFGFKEPDEIYREFEAEFPYEPTPDQAKAIEDVLADMTGRRAQGQAEKPGQERAGGPGGLHPPGTKPPMDRLVCGDVGYGKTEVAMRAAMLAVLSKKQVAILVPTTVLAAQHERNFRERFKGYPVRIEALSRMKEGDEIRAVLKDVAAGKVDVVVGTHRLLAADVSFKDLGLIVVDEEQRFGVAHKERLKKLRKLVDVLTLTATPIPRTLHMSLAGARDLSIIATPPEDRRAIRTFVMKFDPLAVKEAIEQELRRGGQVYFVHNRVRSIAAMEKFLHDLVPKARVGVAHGQMGQHKLEQVMGRFVERELDVLLATSIIESGLDIPAANTIIVNRADHFGLAQLYQIRGRVGRSRERAYAYLLVPARRPVTKDAQKRLEVLQRFSELGAGFKIASHDLEIRGAGNLLGKDQSGHIEAIGFDLYAQMLEEAVRELKGEAPREDIDPDVQLPLPAFIPDPYMPDVHQRLYFYKRFAQAGTDEELDEIRAEIVDRYGDPPDEVDALQAVMQVKVRLRALRIRGLEAGPGRIVFTLGDAAALDAFQLAKRVQASQGALRLTPDMKLVAHVAPDGKLRAPAAAKAPAATTAPRPTAAAAKAARAQAVQAAMQKAIAQARPAPAAAPAGLTPAQEAAQGRELLLGVRTVLAELAKVAS; encoded by the coding sequence GTGGCCTTTCCCCAGAGCGACGCCGAGCGCGGCCCCGCCGCCGCGACGCCGAAGGACCTCCTCGAAGCGCTCGCCAGCCGCCGCGCGGCCGATGTGACCGGCCTCTCCGCCGCCGCGCGCGGCTGGGTGGCGAAGGAGCTCCTCGGCCGCTCGCGGGGCGCCGGCGCGAAGCTCCTCCTGGCGGTGACGCCCGGCGAGGACGAGGCGGACGAGCTGGCCCGGGACCTCGGCTTCTTCCTCGGGGGCGCGGCCGGCGATCCGCCGGCGGTGCTGCGCCTCCCGGCGGATCCGGTGCTGCCCTACGACGACCTGTCGCCGGACCGCGCCCTGGAGATGGACCGGCTGGCGGCGCTGGGGCGGCTCTTCCTCGCGCCCTCGTCGGTCAAGGCGGTGGTGGTCTCGGCGCGGGCGCTGGCGCGCCGGATGGTGCCGCGGGCGGTCTTCGAGCGCTACACCGAGCTCCTGGGGAAGGGCGTCAGCGTCGACCGCGAGGCGCTGGCCGCGAAGCTCGTCAGCATCGGGTACACGCGGGTGCCGCTGGTGGAGGACCCGGGCACCTTCGCCGTCCGCGGCGGCATCATCGACCTGTGGAGCCCGCTCGAGGAGAAGCCGGTCCGGCTCGAGCTGTTCGGCGACGAGATCGAGAGCGTCCGCGCCTTCGAGGCGGAGGGCCAGCGGACGCTGGGCGAGGTGGCCGAGGTCACGGTCGGCCCGGCGCGCGAGGCGCTCTTCACCGACGAGGCGCGCGAGGCCGCCAAGGCGGCGGTGCGCGAGGCGGCCGAGCAGGTGGACCGCCCCACCTCCCGCGTGCGCGAGGTGCTCGAGGCCATCGACGCCGGCACCCCCTTCTTCGGCCTGGAGGCGCTCCTCCCCGGCTTCCACCCCGGCGGCCTCGCCACCCTCTTCGACTACCTGCCGGCCGAGGTCGTGTGCTGGGTGGACGGCGCCGAGGCGGTGTCGGGCGCGCTCTCGGAGCTCGAGGCCGAGCTCGCCCGCGAGCACCAGGCGACGCTTGGGCGCGACGACCTCGCCCTGCCGCCGCGGGCGCACTTCCTGGCCGCGGCGGAGGCGGAGGCGGCGCTCGCCGCCCGGCCGGTGGTGCGGCGGCACGGCGTCTGGCTCGGCGCCGGGGAGCCGCTCCGCTTCGACTTCGGCGACACCGCCTCGCTGCGCGGCGAGATCCAGGGGGCGCACGGCGACGAGGGCGCGCTGGCGCCGCTCTCCCGCCGCCTCGAGGACTGGCGCAAGCGCGGCCTCGCCGCGGTGGTCGCCTGCTCCTCGCGCTCCGCCGCCGACCGGCTGAAGCGCCTGCTCGAGGACCGGCGCATGGCGGCGCGCTGGCACGACGGGCCGCTCGGCGACCCGGCCGCGCTCTACGACCCCGGCGTGCACGCGCACCTCCTCCTGGGCGAGGTGTCCGGCGGGTTCGTGGACCCGCCGGCGCGGCTGGCGCTCCTCTCCGACGAGGAGATCTTCGGCCGGCGGGTGAAGAAGCGCGCCCGCGCCACCAAGCTCGAGAACACCTTCGCCGCCGCCTTCCGCGAGCTCAACGAGGGCGACCTGGTCGTCCACGTCGAGCACGGCATCGCCCGCTACCAGGGCCTCACCAAGATGCAGATCCGCGGGGTGGAGGGCGACTTCCTCGTCCTCGCCTACGAGGGCGCCGACCGGCTCTACCTGCCGGTCTCGAAGCTGCGGCAGGTCCAGAAGTTCACCGGCGCCTCGCCCGAGGCGATGCGGCTCGACCGGCTGGGCGGCAGCTCCTTCGCGCTGCGCAAGGCGCGGGTGAAGGAGCAGCTCCTCAAGATGGCGGCCGAGCTGCTCGACCTGTACGCCGCCCGCTCCGCCCACCCCGGCTTCGGCTTCAAGGAGCCGGACGAGATCTACCGCGAGTTCGAGGCCGAGTTCCCGTACGAGCCCACCCCCGACCAGGCGAAGGCCATCGAGGACGTGCTGGCCGACATGACCGGCCGGCGAGCGCAGGGGCAGGCGGAGAAGCCTGGCCAGGAGCGAGCGGGGGGTCCGGGGGGGCTTCATCCCCCCGGTACGAAGCCTCCCATGGACCGCCTGGTCTGCGGCGACGTCGGCTACGGCAAGACCGAGGTGGCGATGCGCGCCGCCATGCTGGCGGTGCTCTCGAAGAAGCAGGTGGCGATCCTCGTCCCCACCACCGTCCTCGCCGCGCAGCACGAGCGCAACTTCCGCGAGCGCTTCAAGGGCTATCCGGTGCGCATCGAGGCGCTCTCCCGCATGAAGGAGGGGGACGAGATCCGCGCCGTGCTGAAGGACGTCGCGGCGGGCAAGGTGGACGTCGTCGTCGGCACGCACCGGCTGCTCGCCGCCGACGTCTCCTTCAAGGACCTCGGGCTCATCGTGGTGGACGAGGAGCAGCGCTTCGGCGTCGCGCACAAGGAGCGCCTCAAGAAGCTGCGCAAGCTCGTCGACGTGCTCACCCTCACCGCGACGCCCATCCCGCGCACCCTGCACATGAGCCTGGCCGGCGCGCGCGACCTCTCCATCATCGCCACCCCGCCGGAGGACCGGCGCGCCATCCGCACCTTCGTGATGAAGTTCGATCCGCTGGCGGTGAAGGAGGCGATCGAGCAGGAGCTGCGGCGCGGCGGGCAGGTCTACTTCGTCCACAACCGCGTCCGGTCGATCGCGGCCATGGAGAAGTTCCTGCACGACCTCGTGCCCAAGGCGCGCGTCGGGGTCGCGCACGGGCAGATGGGCCAGCACAAGCTCGAGCAGGTGATGGGCCGGTTCGTGGAGCGGGAGCTCGACGTGCTGCTCGCCACCTCGATCATCGAGAGCGGCCTCGACATCCCGGCGGCGAACACCATCATCGTGAACCGCGCCGACCACTTCGGCCTGGCGCAGCTCTACCAGATCCGCGGCCGCGTCGGCCGCAGCCGCGAGCGCGCCTACGCCTACCTGCTCGTGCCGGCGCGCCGGCCGGTGACGAAGGACGCGCAGAAGCGGCTCGAGGTGCTGCAGCGCTTCAGCGAGCTCGGGGCCGGGTTCAAGATCGCGAGCCACGACCTCGAGATCCGCGGCGCCGGCAACCTGCTCGGCAAGGATCAGTCCGGCCACATCGAGGCCATCGGCTTCGACCTCTACGCGCAGATGCTGGAGGAGGCGGTGCGGGAGCTCAAGGGCGAGGCGCCGCGGGAGGACATCGACCCCGACGTCCAGCTGCCGCTCCCCGCCTTCATCCCCGACCCCTACATGCCGGACGTGCACCAGCGCCTCTACTTCTACAAGCGCTTCGCACAGGCCGGCACCGACGAGGAGCTGGACGAGATCCGGGCCGAGATCGTGGACCGCTACGGCGACCCGCCGGACGAGGTGGACGCGCTGCAGGCGGTGATGCAGGTGAAGGTGCGGCTGCGCGCGCTGCGCATCCGGGGGCTCGAGGCGGGGCCGGGCCGGATCGTGTTCACGCTCGGCGACGCGGCCGCGCTCGACGCCTTCCAGCTCGCGAAGCGGGTCCAGGCGAGCCAGGGCGCGCTCCGGCTCACCCCGGACATGAAGCTCGTCGCCCACGTCGCGCCGGACGGCAAGCTCCGGGCGCCGGCGGCCGCGAAGGCGCCCGCCGCGACCACCGCGCCGCGCCCGACCGCGGCCGCCGCCAAGGCGGCGCGCGCCCAGGCGGTGCAGGCCGCCATGCAGAAGGCGATCGCGCAGGCGCGCCCGGCCCCAGCCGCCGCGCCGGCCGGCCTCACCCCGGCGCAGGAGGCGGCGCAGGGGCGTGAGCTCCTCCTCGGCGTGCGGACCGTCCTCGCCGAGCTGGCGAAGGTGGCGAGCTGA
- the dnaK gene encoding molecular chaperone DnaK → MGKVIGIDLGTTNSCVAVMEGGEAVVIPNSEGSRTTPSMVALTEGGERLVGQIAKRQAITNPESTVYVVKRLIGRKFEDAEVKRTASLVPFRVVPNENGDGWVEVGAKRYSPAEVSAMVLAKMKQTAEDYLGEPVTEAIVTCPAYFNDAQRQATKDAGRIAGLEVLRIINEPTAAALAYGVDKGQEASEKLAVYDLGGGTFDITILELNQGVFEVKATNGDTFLGGEDFDQRLIDWLSKRFLEATGVDLKKDRMALQRLKEAAERAKHELSSATETEVNLPFITADATGPKHLAETIDRQTLEQLVGDLIEKTVEPCKIALRDAGLTAQQLDTVILVGGMTRMPKVQEVVKRFFGKEPHKGVNPDEVVAVGAAIQGGVLKGEVKDVLLLDVTPLSLGVETAGGVFTKIIEKNTTVPCKKSQVFSTAVDNQPLVSVHVLQGERDMAADDKTLGRFELVGIPPAPRGVPQIEVTFDIDANGIAHVSAKDLGTGKSQQIRITASSGLNEAEIQRMIKDADSNKTDDKKKKDLAELKNNAEGLIYTTEKSLEEYASALKKEDLEEIRADLEALKQTLPSSDPVAIKDALVRLEGSAYRIADAIYAASSQG, encoded by the coding sequence ATGGGCAAGGTGATCGGGATCGATCTCGGGACGACCAACTCCTGCGTCGCCGTCATGGAGGGCGGCGAGGCGGTGGTCATCCCCAACTCCGAGGGCTCGCGCACCACGCCCTCCATGGTGGCGCTCACCGAGGGCGGCGAGCGGCTGGTCGGCCAGATCGCGAAGCGGCAGGCCATCACCAACCCCGAGTCGACCGTCTACGTCGTGAAGCGCCTCATCGGCCGGAAGTTCGAGGACGCCGAGGTGAAGCGGACCGCCTCGCTCGTCCCGTTCCGCGTGGTGCCGAACGAGAACGGCGACGGCTGGGTCGAGGTGGGCGCGAAGCGGTACTCGCCGGCCGAGGTCTCGGCCATGGTCCTCGCCAAGATGAAGCAGACGGCGGAGGACTACCTGGGCGAGCCGGTGACCGAGGCGATCGTCACCTGCCCCGCCTACTTCAACGACGCCCAGCGCCAGGCCACCAAGGACGCCGGCCGCATCGCCGGGCTCGAGGTGCTGCGCATCATCAACGAGCCGACCGCCGCCGCGCTGGCATACGGCGTGGACAAGGGCCAGGAGGCCTCCGAGAAGCTGGCCGTCTACGACCTCGGCGGCGGCACCTTCGACATCACCATCCTCGAGCTCAACCAGGGCGTGTTCGAGGTGAAGGCCACCAACGGCGACACCTTCCTCGGCGGCGAGGACTTCGACCAGCGGCTCATCGACTGGCTGTCGAAGCGGTTCCTGGAGGCGACCGGGGTCGACCTCAAGAAGGACCGGATGGCGCTGCAGCGCCTCAAGGAGGCGGCCGAGCGCGCCAAGCACGAGCTCTCCAGCGCGACCGAGACGGAGGTGAACCTGCCCTTCATCACCGCCGACGCGACCGGCCCGAAGCACCTCGCCGAGACCATCGACCGGCAGACGCTGGAGCAGCTCGTCGGCGACCTCATCGAGAAGACGGTCGAGCCGTGCAAGATCGCGCTGCGCGACGCCGGCCTCACCGCCCAGCAGCTCGACACCGTCATCCTGGTCGGCGGCATGACGCGCATGCCGAAGGTGCAGGAGGTGGTGAAGCGCTTCTTCGGCAAGGAGCCGCACAAGGGCGTGAACCCCGACGAGGTGGTGGCGGTCGGGGCGGCCATCCAGGGCGGCGTCCTCAAGGGCGAGGTGAAGGACGTCCTCCTCCTCGACGTGACCCCGCTCTCGCTCGGCGTCGAGACCGCCGGCGGCGTGTTCACCAAGATCATCGAGAAGAACACCACCGTCCCCTGCAAGAAGTCGCAGGTCTTCTCGACCGCGGTCGACAACCAGCCGCTCGTCTCCGTCCACGTGCTGCAGGGCGAGCGCGACATGGCGGCCGACGACAAGACGCTGGGCCGCTTCGAGCTGGTGGGCATCCCCCCGGCGCCGCGCGGCGTGCCGCAGATCGAGGTCACCTTCGACATCGACGCGAACGGCATCGCCCACGTCTCGGCCAAGGACCTCGGCACCGGCAAGAGCCAGCAGATCCGCATCACCGCCAGCTCCGGCCTCAACGAGGCCGAGATCCAGCGGATGATCAAGGACGCGGACTCGAACAAGACCGACGACAAGAAGAAGAAGGATCTGGCGGAGCTCAAGAACAACGCCGAGGGGCTCATCTACACCACCGAGAAGAGCCTCGAGGAGTACGCGAGCGCGCTGAAGAAGGAAGACCTGGAGGAGATCCGGGCCGACCTGGAGGCGCTCAAGCAGACGCTCCCGTCGAGCGATCCCGTCGCCATCAAGGACGCGCTCGTCCGGCTGGAGGGCTCCGCCTACCGCATCGCCGACGCCATCTACGCGGCGTCGAGCCAGGGCTAG
- a CDS encoding nucleotide exchange factor GrpE: protein MPDRKEQGAFSADIPADAVAEALAAVERRAAPALAPELEVEVEPAAAPAAAPGEVERLRAELELSQERARKVFEQLKDEHDRLLRTAADLENYKKRAAREKDDVQRYGNERLVKELLPVLDALERALSAAPEGDPVASGVGMTRRLFEDALSRFGVKGFSAKGERFDPRLHEALMTVATADVAPGQVIEEQQRGYTMHDRLIRPAAVVVSAGASAAEAPAGARGSPSEGT from the coding sequence ATGCCCGATCGCAAGGAACAAGGCGCCTTCTCGGCCGACATCCCCGCGGATGCCGTCGCGGAGGCGCTGGCGGCGGTCGAGCGGCGCGCGGCGCCGGCCCTCGCGCCGGAGCTGGAGGTGGAGGTGGAGCCCGCGGCGGCGCCGGCCGCCGCGCCGGGCGAGGTGGAGCGGCTCCGAGCCGAGCTGGAGCTCTCCCAGGAGCGCGCGCGCAAGGTGTTCGAGCAGCTCAAGGACGAGCACGACCGGCTCCTGCGCACCGCGGCCGACCTGGAGAACTACAAGAAGCGGGCGGCGCGCGAGAAGGACGACGTCCAGCGCTACGGGAACGAGCGGCTGGTGAAGGAGCTCCTCCCGGTGCTCGACGCGCTGGAGCGCGCGCTCTCCGCCGCGCCCGAGGGCGACCCGGTGGCGAGCGGGGTCGGGATGACGCGGCGGCTGTTCGAGGACGCGCTGTCGCGCTTCGGGGTGAAGGGCTTCTCGGCCAAGGGCGAGCGGTTCGACCCGCGGCTGCACGAGGCGCTCATGACCGTCGCGACCGCGGACGTCGCGCCGGGGCAGGTGATCGAGGAGCAGCAGCGCGGGTACACGATGCACGACCGGCTCATCCGGCCGGCGGCGGTGGTCGTCTCGGCCGGGGCGAGCGCGGCCGAGGCGCCCGCGGGGGCGCGTGGGTCACCCTCCGAGGGGACCTGA
- a CDS encoding tetratricopeptide repeat protein: MRAARLIPALGLVLAACGGALDAPAPPSAGTPLAAAVAVPSASAALRSGRLQEARAALEASLARDPEAPGALNDLAVTYAAQERFDAARQLFEEALARGGAREQQASLVNLAELYALDGYLPAAQAHLDSARAVDPARPEPHYALALLADARGDRIAAAAALQAALDADRSGAARRELVFLYPEARQHLDALVAEASGDAALAQARWRELARGRFTSLAQAAARHLEGP; the protein is encoded by the coding sequence ATGCGCGCCGCGCGCCTCATCCCGGCCCTGGGCCTCGTCTTGGCCGCCTGCGGCGGAGCGCTCGACGCGCCCGCGCCCCCGTCGGCGGGCACGCCGCTCGCCGCGGCGGTGGCGGTCCCCTCCGCCTCCGCCGCGCTGCGGAGCGGCCGGCTGCAGGAGGCGCGGGCTGCGCTCGAGGCCTCGCTGGCGCGCGACCCGGAGGCGCCCGGCGCGCTCAACGACCTCGCCGTCACCTACGCCGCCCAGGAGCGGTTCGACGCCGCCCGGCAGCTGTTCGAGGAGGCGCTCGCCCGCGGCGGAGCCCGCGAGCAGCAGGCCTCGCTCGTGAACCTGGCCGAGCTCTACGCGCTCGACGGCTACCTGCCGGCGGCGCAGGCGCACCTCGACTCGGCGCGGGCCGTCGACCCGGCGCGCCCCGAGCCGCACTACGCGCTGGCGCTGCTCGCCGACGCCCGCGGCGACCGGATCGCCGCCGCGGCCGCGCTGCAGGCGGCGCTCGACGCCGACCGCTCCGGCGCCGCGCGCCGCGAGCTCGTCTTCCTCTACCCCGAGGCGCGCCAGCACCTCGACGCGCTCGTGGCCGAGGCGTCGGGCGACGCGGCGCTCGCCCAGGCGCGCTGGCGCGAGCTCGCCCGCGGCCGCTTCACCTCGCTCGCCCAGGCGGCGGCGCGGCACCTCGAGGGGCCCTAG
- the hrcA gene encoding heat-inducible transcriptional repressor HrcA: protein MASETSSLSQRAREILRVLVQDYIHTGEPVASQPLLARHELDCSPATVRNVMADLEALGFLTKPHASSGRIPTQAGYRLYVDALLKIRPPPLAEREQIEKVAHDPAAVDTLLESTARVLHSLTHHAGVVTTPRPVDDPIRQVEFVRLRESRVLVVFVSEAGLVTNKLMQLDAPAAAGELERAANYLNEKLRDGPLATLRDRILADMREDQGALQGLVAKALALAERSFGAASLAGGEVLVDGEESFLDAPEFADVQKARALLRAFAEKDRILRVLDKVLRAREVQIFIGAESELASVPDVSVVAAPYGRGDQVLGTLAVIGPTRMKYERVIPLVALTAREISRALSGGEEP from the coding sequence ATGGCCTCGGAGACGTCGAGCCTCTCCCAGCGAGCGCGCGAGATCCTGCGCGTCCTGGTGCAGGACTACATCCACACCGGCGAGCCGGTGGCGAGCCAGCCGCTCCTCGCGCGGCACGAGCTCGACTGCTCCCCGGCCACGGTGCGCAACGTGATGGCCGACCTCGAGGCGCTCGGCTTCCTCACCAAGCCCCACGCCTCCTCCGGCCGCATCCCCACCCAGGCCGGCTACCGGCTCTACGTCGACGCGCTGCTCAAGATCCGCCCGCCGCCGCTCGCCGAGCGCGAGCAGATCGAGAAGGTGGCGCACGACCCCGCGGCGGTGGACACGCTGCTCGAGTCGACGGCGCGGGTGCTCCACTCGCTCACCCACCACGCCGGCGTGGTGACGACCCCGCGGCCGGTGGACGACCCGATCCGGCAGGTCGAGTTCGTGCGGCTGCGCGAGAGCCGGGTGCTGGTGGTGTTCGTGTCGGAGGCGGGCCTCGTCACGAACAAGCTCATGCAGCTCGACGCGCCGGCGGCGGCGGGCGAGCTCGAGCGCGCCGCGAACTACCTCAACGAGAAGCTGCGCGACGGGCCGCTCGCGACCCTGCGCGACCGCATCCTGGCCGACATGCGCGAGGACCAGGGCGCCCTGCAGGGCCTCGTCGCCAAGGCGCTCGCGCTGGCCGAGCGGAGCTTCGGGGCGGCCTCGCTGGCCGGCGGCGAGGTGCTGGTGGACGGCGAGGAGAGCTTCCTCGACGCGCCCGAGTTCGCCGACGTGCAGAAGGCGCGCGCGCTGCTCCGCGCCTTCGCCGAGAAGGACCGCATCCTGCGCGTGCTCGACAAGGTGCTCCGCGCCCGCGAGGTGCAGATCTTCATCGGGGCCGAGAGCGAGCTCGCGAGCGTGCCGGACGTCTCGGTGGTGGCGGCGCCCTACGGCCGCGGCGACCAGGTGCTCGGGACGCTGGCGGTGATCGGCCCCACCCGCATGAAGTACGAGCGCGTGATCCCGCTCGTCGCGCTCACCGCGCGCGAGATCTCCCGGGCGCTCTCCGGGGGCGAGGAGCCCTGA